The sequence below is a genomic window from Streptomyces sp. V1I1.
AGTTACGACGCCCACCGACGTCCGCGAGCCACTGGTTGAGGTACGCCGCCCAGTCGGTCGACTGGAAGTCGTGGTGCCCCACCTTGAAGGCCTTGTACGAGTCGCTGCCCTCGCTGAACAGCCCCGGCTTCTTGTCCATCTCGAGGATGACGTCCATCTCGCGGTCGTCCGCGACGAAGGTCAACTCGATCTGGTTCAGCCCGCGGTACTGCTGCGGCGGGAAGAACTCGATCTCCTGGTAGAAGGGCAGCCGCTGCCGCGTCCCACGGATGTGCCCGCGCTCCATGTCCGCGCTCTTGAAGCGGAAGCCCAGCTGGATGAAGGCGTCCAGGATCGCCTGCTGCGCCGGCAGCGGGTGCACATTGATCGGGTCCAGGTCGCCCGAGTCCACGGCCCGCGCGATCTCCAGCTCCGTCGTCACACCGATGTTCATCCCGCGCAGCTGCTGGCCCTGGATGCTGGTGACCGGGGTCTCCCACGGAATCTCCAGACCGAACGGCACCACGTGCACCGCCCCGGCCTTCACCTCGAACGCGTCACCCAGCCGCTGCTTGGTGAACTCGATGTCCTGCTTGACCTCCTGGTCACCGCCCTCGACCTCGACCCGCGCCTGCAGACCGACGGAGAGCCCCTCGATCTGCTGATCCACCGAACCGCCCTGGATGCGCACCTCGCCCTGGACGACACCGCCCGGCACGACGTTCGCCTCGGTCAGCTCCGTCTCCACGGAAGCACCGCCGGCACCCATGCTCGCAAGCAGCCTCTTGAAGCCCATGTCCACTCCTCCTTGATCCTGACCTCTACATACGCGCGACGACCGTAGTCGGTTCCCCGGTACCCTCATACGCCATGATCGAGAGCCCCGACCGTACGCCGCTGCCCCGGGAGTTCTTCGACCGCCCTGTACTGGAGGTCGCCCCCGAACTCCTTGGCTGCACCCTGGCACGCCTGACCGACGACGGACCCATCGAGTTGCGCCTTACCGAAGTAGAGGCTTACGCGGGAGAGCTCGACCCGGGCTCCCACGCCTACCGCGGCCGCACCGCACGCAACGACGTGATGTTCGGCCCGCCCGGTTACGCGTACGTCTACTTCACCTACGGCATGTGGCACTGCTTGAACGTGGTGTGCGACCCCGAGGGCAGGGCGAGCGGGATCCTGCTACGTGCCGGCGAGATCCGGGTAGGCGCCGATCTCGCCCGCAAACGTCGGTTCTCGGCCCGTCATGACAAGGAACTGGCCAAAGGCCCCGCCCGCCTGGCCACGGCCCTCAACGTCGGCCGCGCCCTGAACGGCGCTGACCTCTGCGCCGGCGGCGACGCCCCACTGTCCCTACTCCCCGGTACCCCGCCCGCTCCTGACCAGGTGCGCAACGGCCCTCGTACGGGAGTGGGAGGCGCTGGGGCCCACCACCCCTGGCGATTCTGGATCGACGGCGACCCCACGGTCAGCAGGTACCGGGCCCATGTCCCGCGCCGTAGGGCAACTTGACTCGGGTTGCACAGACGCCTAACGTAGCCCGAGCCGCTTGAAACGGGCACTGCCGTTCGGCAACCCGAAGTGGCCATCCACTACTTACGACGAACCCAACCGGGTGCGATTTCGGCATGCCGAAATACAGGCCTTAATGACTCGATTATGAGTCGCCCAGGGAATCGGCTAAAGTAGTGAACACGCCGAAAGGCAAAAAGGCTCCTCCAATCGGCCACTGGATTCGAATTCCTCACCGGAAACGGAACGGAAAAAGAGTCTGGTAAGGTTGGAAACGCAAGACCGAAGGGAAGCGCCCGGAGGAAAGCCTCAGAGAATGTTCTGCGGGTGAGTACGAAGGAAGCGTCCGTTCCTTGAGAACTCAACAGCGTGCCAAAAGTCAACGCCAGATATGTTGATACCCCGTCCATCTTCGGATGGTCGTGGTTCCTTTGAAGTCCTACTGGCCCATGTGGCGGGTAGGCATTTACACAGCGAGGATGCTGTGGACGGCAGGCCTTATTCCGGTCTGACCGTTCCGCTCTCGTGATGTGTGTCCCGATTACGGGAAAACATTCACGGAGAGTTTGATCCTGGCTCAGGACGAACGCTGGCGGCGTGCTTAACACATGCAAGTCGAACGATGAAGCCTTTCGGGGTGGATTAGTGGCGAACGGGTGAGTAACACGTGGGCAATCTGCCCTGCACTCTGGGACAAGCCCTGGAAACGGGGTCTAATACCGGATAACACTTCCTTCCGCATGGGAGGAGGTTGAAAGCTCCGGCGGTGCAGGATGAGCCCGCGGCCTATCAGCTTGTTGGTGGGGTGATGGCCTACCAAGGCGACGACGGGTAGCCGGCCTGAGAGGGCGACCGGCCACACTGGGACTGAGACACGGCCCAGACTCCTACGGGAGGCAGCAGTGGGGAATATTGCACAATGGGCGAAAGCCTGATGCAGCGACGCCGCGTGAGGGATGACGGCCTTCGGGTTGTAAACCTCTTTCAGCAGGGAAGAAGCGAAAGTGACGGTACCTGCAGAAGAAGCGCCGGCTAACTACGTGCCAGCAGCCGCGGTAATACGTAGGGCGCAAGCGTTGTCCGGAATTATTGGGCGTAAAGAGCTCGTAGGCGGCTTGTCACGTCGGATGTGAAAGCCCGGGGCTTAACCCCGGGTCTGCATTCGATACGGGCAGGCTAGAGTGTGGTAGGGGAGATCGGAATTCCTGGTGTAGCGGTGAAATGCGCAGATATCAGGAGGAACACCGGTGGCGAAGGCGGATCTCTGGGCCATTACTGACGCTGAGGAGCGAAAGCGTGGGGAGCGAACAGGATTAGATACCCTGGTAGTCCACGCCGTAAACGTTGGGAACTAGGTGTTGGCGACATTCCACGTCGTCGGTGCCGCAGCTAACGCATTAAGTTCCCCGCCTGGGGAGTACGGCCGCAAGGCTAAAACTCAAAGGAATTGACGGGGGCCCGCACAAGCAGCGGAGCATGTGGCTTAATTCGACGCAACGCGAAGAACCTTACCAAGGCTTGACATATACCGGAAAGCATCAGAGATGGTGCCCCCCTTGTGGTCGGTATACAGGTGGTGCATGGCTGTCGTCAGCTCGTGTCGTGAGATGTTGGGTTAAGTCCCGCAACGAGCGCAACCCTTGTTCTGTGTTGCCAGCATGCCCTTCGGGGTGATGGGGACTCACAGGAGACTGCCGGGGTCAACTCGGAGGAAGGTGGGGACGACGTCAAGTCATCATGCCCCTTATGTCTTGGGCTGCACACGTGCTACAATGGCCGGTACAATGAGCTGCGATGCCGCGAGGCGGAGCGAATCTCAAAAAGCCGGTCTCAGTTCGGATTGGGGTCTGCAACTCGACCCCATGAAGTCGGAGTTGCTAGTAATCGCAGATCAGCATTGCTGCGGTGAATACGTTCCCGGGCCTTGTACACACCGCCCGTCACGTCACGAAAGTCGGTAACACCCGAAGCCGGTGGCCCAACCCCTTGTGGGAGGGAGCTGTCGAAGGTGGGACTGGCGATTGGGACGAAGTCGTAACAAGGTAGCCGTACCGGAAGGTGCGGCTGGATCACCTCCTTTCTAAGGAGCACTTCTTGCCAGGCTTGCCTGGCCAGAGGCCAGTACATCGGCGAATGTCCGGTGCTGGTTGCTCATGGGTGGAACGTTGACTATTCGGCACGGTTTCTTGGACTCACCAGTACTGCTCTTCGGAGCGTGGAACGTGGGAGTCAAGGGGTCGTGCCGGGCGCGCTGTTGGGTATCTGAGGGTACGGACTGGAAAGTCTGGACCTTCGCGATGCCGGCCCCAGTGAACTCGCTGACTGAGCGGGGTGGTGGGTGGCTGGTCGTTGCTTGAGAACTGCACAGTGGACGCGAGCATCTGTGGCCAAGTTTTTAAGGGCGCACGGTGGATGCCTTGGCACCAGGAACCGATGAAGGACGTGGGAGGCCACGATAGTCCCCGGGGAGCCGTCAACCAGGCTTTGATCCGGGGGTTTCCGAATGGGGAAACCCGGCAGTCGTCATGGGCTGTCACCCGCTGCTGAACACATAGGCAGTGTGGAGGGAACGAGGGGAAGTGAAACATCTCAGTACCCTCAGGAAGAGAAAACAACCGTGATTCCGGGAGTAGTGGCGAGCGAAACCGGATGAGGCCAAACCGTATGCGTGTGATACCCGGCAGGGGTTGCGCATACGGGGTTGTGGGATTGCACTTTCATGGTCTGCCGGCCATGAGGCGAGTCAGAAACCGTTGATGTAGGCGAAGGACATGCGAAAGGTCCGGCGTAGAGGGTAAGACCCCCGTAGCTGAAACATCAGCGGCTTGCTTGTGCAACACCCAAGTAGCACGGGGCCCGAGAAATCCCGTGTGAATCTGGCGGGACCACCCGCTAAGCCTAAATATTCCCTGGTGACCGATAGCGGATAGTACCGTGAGGGAATGGTGAAAAGTACCGCGGGAGCGGAGTGAAATAGTACCTGAAACCGTGTGCCTACAAGCCGTGGGAGCGTCGCGCAAGGAACTTGTTCCTTGCGTCGTGACTGCGTGCCTTTTGAAGAATGAGCCTGCGAGTTTGCGGTGTGTTGCGAGGTTAACCCGTGTGGGGAAGCCGTAGCGAAAGCGAGTCCGAACAGGGCGGTTCAGTAGCGCGCTCAAGACCCGAAGCGGAGTGATCTAGCCATGGGCAGGTTGAAGCGGAGGTAAGACTTCGTGGAGGACCGAACCCACCAGGGTTGAAAACCTGGGGGATGACCTGTGGTTAGGGGTGAAAGGCCAATCAAACTCCGTGATAGCTGGTTCTCCCCGAAATGCATTTAGGTGCAGCGTCGTGTGT
It includes:
- a CDS encoding DNA-3-methyladenine glycosylase — encoded protein: MIESPDRTPLPREFFDRPVLEVAPELLGCTLARLTDDGPIELRLTEVEAYAGELDPGSHAYRGRTARNDVMFGPPGYAYVYFTYGMWHCLNVVCDPEGRASGILLRAGEIRVGADLARKRRFSARHDKELAKGPARLATALNVGRALNGADLCAGGDAPLSLLPGTPPAPDQVRNGPRTGVGGAGAHHPWRFWIDGDPTVSRYRAHVPRRRAT
- a CDS encoding sporulation protein, with product MGFKRLLASMGAGGASVETELTEANVVPGGVVQGEVRIQGGSVDQQIEGLSVGLQARVEVEGGDQEVKQDIEFTKQRLGDAFEVKAGAVHVVPFGLEIPWETPVTSIQGQQLRGMNIGVTTELEIARAVDSGDLDPINVHPLPAQQAILDAFIQLGFRFKSADMERGHIRGTRQRLPFYQEIEFFPPQQYRGLNQIELTFVADDREMDVILEMDKKPGLFSEGSDSYKAFKVGHHDFQSTDWAAYLNQWLADVGGRRNWL